A single Amphiura filiformis chromosome 8, Afil_fr2py, whole genome shotgun sequence DNA region contains:
- the LOC140159031 gene encoding cytochrome P450 2J6-like isoform X2 → MDVFLNEIEKNAQNTPTDDSGCTPPDTNDRVNFIHENSLTSTAIGLYLAGTETSATTIRWALLYMMTLPEIQAKVQQELDSVVGRSRMPKWADRLILPYTEAVLLEIQRIRTVVPLGVPHVAAKDNKIGGYDVPKGSLIVSNLWAVHNDPDIWTEPDQFRPERFLDEDGKLRHREEFIPFSAGWSLAVSKKYIRVNNIG, encoded by the exons ATGGACGTGTTTTTGAATGAAATTGAAAAGAACGCTCAGAACACCCCAACAGACGACAGTGGTTGCACACCACCCGATACCAATGATCGGGTGAATTTCATTCACGAAAATTCTCTCACGTCAACAGCAATTGGACTTTACCTAGCAGGAACAGAGACATCAGCAACAACAATACGTTGGGCCTTGCTATACATGATGACGCTCCCAGAGATTCAGGCTAAAGTTCAACAAGAATTGGACTCGGTTGTTGGGCGTTCACGTATGCCTAAATGGGCTGATAGATTAATCCTACCATATACTGAAGCTGTACTACTGGAGATACAACGTATACGAACCGTTGTACCGTTGGGAGTGCCTCATGTAGCAGCCAAAGACAATAAAATAGGTGGATATGATGTGCCTAAAGGTTCACTTATTGTGTCTAATCTTTGGGCGGTTCACAACGATCCAGATATTTGGACCGAACCTGATCAGTTTAGACCAGAAAGATTTTTAGATGAAGACGGAAAGTTGCGCCACCGTGAAGAATTTATTCCATTCAGTGCAG gttggtctctagccgtttccaagaaatacatcagagtcaacaacatcggctga
- the LOC140158262 gene encoding cytochrome P450 2J4-like, protein MAGFGDIVIPFIDIKTIFVIVLLLALSFYILKQQKHNFPPGPRSLPLIGSLPSLAYSLHRTGCAPEALFGMMAKQYGDDVISFTAGTKVIVILNGCKVIKEAYRNPDMNDRPTSKVLEELDIDQGVVFANGKSWKYQRTLTMNAFQNFGVGRSKFEGNITEETKTLIHAMRQYNEKPFHPFILIGNCVANVICSVIFGQRYEHSDPDFKHLLHLTNDLAKKMGSGGFVLFVRIFRYIFHGLYKEIGTILLSFKTFVNCLFAEHRRKFHKSNINDLMDVFLNEMEKNAQNTLADDSGCTPPNANDRADFIHETSLTATAVGLFLAGTETSATAIRWALLYMMTYPEIQAKVQQEFDSVVGRSRMPEWADRLILPYTEAVLLEIQRIRTVAPLGLPHVAAKDTIIGYYDVPKGSIIVSNLWAVHNDPDIWTEPDQFRPERFLDEDGKLRHREEFIPFSAGHRVCLGENLAKMEIFIFFTYILHTFTIKNPYNKPYSLKGISGVTFGPIDFEIVAENRD, encoded by the exons ATGGCAGGATTTGGTGATATCGTCATTCCATTCATCGACATAAAAACAATCTTTGTCATCGTCCTCCTGCTCGCACTGTCATTTTATATCTTGAAACAACAGAAGCATAATTTTCCACCAGGACCCAGGAGTCTCCCTCTCATCGGCAGTCTTCCTAGCCTTGCGTACAGTCTCCACCGCACAGGCTGTGCACCAGAGGCACTGTTTGGCATGATGGCGAAGCAATATGGCGATGATGTGATAAGTTTTACTGCTGGGACGAAAGTGATAGTGATATTAAATGGATGTAAGGTTATCAAAGAAGCATATCGAAATCCTGATATGAATGATCGGCCTACAAGCAAAGTACTCGAGGAACTGGATATTGATCAAG GTGTAGTCTTTGCTAACGGAAAATCATGGAAATATCAACGAACCCTCACAATGAACGCATTTCAAAACTTTGGTGTCGGAAGAAGCAAATTTGAAGGAAACATAACTGAAGAAACAAAAACTCTGATCCATGCAATGCGCCAGTACAATGAGAAGCCCTTTCACCCGTTTATTCTGATCGGCAACTGTGTAGCCAATGTCATTTGCTCCGTCAtatttggacaacgatatgagcaTTCTGATCCTGACTTCAAGCATCTTCTGCACTTAACAAACGATCTTGCCAAAAAAATGGGCTCgggaggttttgttttgtttgtacgGATTTTTCGGTATATCTTCCACGGACTTTATAAAGAAATAGGGACAATTCTTCTGTCTTTCAAAACTTTTGTCAATTGCTTATTCGCTGAACATAGGCGTAAATTTCATAAGAGCAATATAAATGATCTGATGGATGTGTTTTTGAATGAAATGGAAAAGAACGCCCAGAACACCCTAGCAGACGACAGTGGTTGCACCCCACCCAATGCCAACGATCGTGCGGATTTCATTCACGAAACATCTCTCACGGCAACAGCAGTTGGACTTTTCCTAGCAGGAACAGAGACATCAGCAACAGCAATACGTTGGGCCTTGCTATACATGATGACGTACCCAGAGATTCAGGCTAAAGTTCAACAAGAATTTGACTCGGTTGTTGGGCGTTCGCGTATGCCTGAATGGGCTGATAGATTAATCCTACCATATACTGAAGCTGTGCTACTGGAGATACAACGTATACGAACCGTTGCGCCATTGGGACTGCCTCATGTAGCAGCCAAAGACACAATAATAGGTTACTATGATGTGCCTAAAGGTTCAATTATTGTGTCTAATCTTTGGGCGGTTCACAACGATCCAGATATTTGGACCGAACCTGATCAGTTCAGACCAGAAAGATTTTTAGATGAAGATGGAAAGTTGCGCCATCGTGAAGAATTTATTCCATTCAGTGCAG GCCACCGTGTATGTTTAGGAGAGAATCTGGCCAAGATGGAGATATTCATTTTCTTCACATATATCCTCCATACATTTACCATCAAGAATCCTTACAACAAACCGTATTCTTTGAAAGGTATTAGTGGAGTTACTTTCGGCCCAATAGACTTTGAAATTGTAGCAGAAAACAGAGATTAA
- the LOC140158261 gene encoding cytochrome P450 2J4-like: MDVFLNEIEKNAENTLADGGGSSTPDANDRANFIHEKSLTATAVELFLAGTDTAATVLRWALLYMMTLPEIQAKVQQELDSVVGRSRMPKWADRLILPYTEAVLLEIQRIRTVLPLGAPHVAAKDTKIGDYDVPKGSIIVSNLWAVHNDPDIWTEPDQFRPERFLDEDGKLRHREEFIPFSAGHRVCLGENLAKMEIFIFFTYILHTFTIKNPYNKPYSLKGISGVTFGPIDVEIVAENRD, translated from the exons ATGGACGTGTTTTTGAATGAAATTGAAAAGAACGCCGAGAACACCCTAGCAGACGGTGGTGGTTCTTCAACACCCGATGCCAACGATCGGGCGAATTTCATTCACGAAAAATCTCTGACGGCAACAGCAGTTGAACTGTTCCTAGCAGGAACAGATACAGCAGCAACAGTATTACGTTGGGCCTTGCTATACATGATGACGCTCCCAGAGATTCAGGCTAAAGTTCAACAAGAATTGGACTCAGTTGTTGGGCGTTCGCGTATGCCTAAATGGGCTGATAGATTAATCCTACCATATACTGAAGCTGTACTACTGGAGATACAACGTATACGAACCGTTTTGCCATTGGGTGCGCCTCACGTAGCAGCCAAAGACACAAAAATAGGTGACTATGATGTGCCCAAAGGTTCAATTATTGTGTCTAATCTTTGGGCGGTTCACAACGATCCAGATATTTGGACCGAACCTGATCAGTTCAGACCAGAAAGATTTTTAGATGAAGACGGAAAGTTGCGTCATCGTGAAGAATTTATTCCATTCAGTGCAG GCCACCGTGTATGCTTAGGAGAGAATCTGGCGAAGATGGAGATATTCATTTTCTTCACATATATCCTCCATACATTTACCATCAAGAATCCTTACAACAAACCGTATTCTTTGAAAGGTATTAGTGGAGTTACTTTCGGCCCAATAGACGTTGAAATTGTAGCAGAAAACAGAGATTAA
- the LOC140159031 gene encoding cytochrome P450 2J4-like isoform X1 produces MDVFLNEIEKNAQNTPTDDSGCTPPDTNDRVNFIHENSLTSTAIGLYLAGTETSATTIRWALLYMMTLPEIQAKVQQELDSVVGRSRMPKWADRLILPYTEAVLLEIQRIRTVVPLGVPHVAAKDNKIGGYDVPKGSLIVSNLWAVHNDPDIWTEPDQFRPERFLDEDGKLRHREEFIPFSAGHRVCLGENLAKMEMFIFFTYILHTFTIKNPYNKPYSLKGVSGITFSPIDFEIVAENRD; encoded by the exons ATGGACGTGTTTTTGAATGAAATTGAAAAGAACGCTCAGAACACCCCAACAGACGACAGTGGTTGCACACCACCCGATACCAATGATCGGGTGAATTTCATTCACGAAAATTCTCTCACGTCAACAGCAATTGGACTTTACCTAGCAGGAACAGAGACATCAGCAACAACAATACGTTGGGCCTTGCTATACATGATGACGCTCCCAGAGATTCAGGCTAAAGTTCAACAAGAATTGGACTCGGTTGTTGGGCGTTCACGTATGCCTAAATGGGCTGATAGATTAATCCTACCATATACTGAAGCTGTACTACTGGAGATACAACGTATACGAACCGTTGTACCGTTGGGAGTGCCTCATGTAGCAGCCAAAGACAATAAAATAGGTGGATATGATGTGCCTAAAGGTTCACTTATTGTGTCTAATCTTTGGGCGGTTCACAACGATCCAGATATTTGGACCGAACCTGATCAGTTTAGACCAGAAAGATTTTTAGATGAAGACGGAAAGTTGCGCCACCGTGAAGAATTTATTCCATTCAGTGCAG GCCATCGGGTATGTTTAGGAGAGAATCTGGCGAAGATGGAGATGTTCATTTTCTTCACATATATCCTCCATACATTTACCATCAAGAATCCATACAACAAACCGTATTCTTTGAAAGGTGTTAGTGGAATTACTTTCAGCCCAATAGACTTTGAAATTGTTGCAGAAAACAGAGATTAA